The Aphelocoma coerulescens isolate FSJ_1873_10779 chromosome 14, UR_Acoe_1.0, whole genome shotgun sequence genome has a window encoding:
- the CEP20 gene encoding centrosomal protein 20 isoform X10, whose amino-acid sequence MATVAELKAVLKDTLEKRGALAQIRARIRAEVFNALDDQSEPRPTLSRENLLINELIREYLQYNKYKYTASVLTAESGQPEVPLDREFLAKELNIVEDASGKSV is encoded by the exons ATGGCGACGGTGGCGGAGCTCAAAGCAG TTTTAAAGGACACCCTGGAAAAAAGAGGAGCTCTTGCCCAAATCAGAGCGAGGATCAGAGCTGAAGTGTTTAATGCCCTGGACGACCAGAGCGAGCCGCGGCCGACGCTGTCCCGGGAGAACCTCCTGATCAATGAACTCATTCGGGAGTACCTGCAGTACAACAAGTACAAATACACAGCATCTGTTCTGACAGCAG aatccGGCCAGCCTGAAGTGCCCTTGGATAGAGAATTTCTTGCCAAAGAGCTGAATATAGTTGAAGATGCAAGTGGAAAATCAGTGTAA